In the Oncorhynchus keta strain PuntledgeMale-10-30-2019 chromosome 14, Oket_V2, whole genome shotgun sequence genome, one interval contains:
- the LOC118393747 gene encoding alanine aminotransferase 2-like isoform X2, with product MGQKPITFLRQVVALCSFPELLDSSSFPEDAKQRARRILQGCGGQSLGSYSASQGVDCIRQDIAVYIEQRDKSVPADWDNIYLTTGASDGIVSILKMLVSGQGRSRSGVMIPIPQYPLYSAAISELEAVQINYYLDEDNCWAMDINELHRAYQAAKEHCHPRVICIINPGNPTGQVQSKKCIEEVLHFAYEENLFVMSDEVYQDNVYSPDCQFHSFKKVLYEMGPEYFNTVELASFHSTSKGYSGECGFRGGYMEVLNLDLEVKAQLMKLLSVRLCPPVSGQAAMDVIVNPPLPHEPSYLQFHKEKSAVLGALAEKAQMTEQILNTVPGIKCNPVQGAMYAFPRIFIPPRAVEEAMSLGISPDMMYCLRLLEETGICLVPGSGFGQREGTYHFRMTILPTAEKLKVLLEKLRDFHIKFLKEYASLEEPKR from the exons GTGGTGGCTCTCTGCTCATTCCCAGAGCTGTTGGACAGCTCTAGTTTCCCGGAGGATGCCAAACAACGTGCCCGTCGCATTCTACAGGGCTGTGGGGGACAGAGCTTGG GGTCGTACAGTGCCAGCCAGGGAGTGGACTGTATTCGGCAGGACATTGCTGTCTACATCGAGCAACGGGATAAGAGTGTGCCTGCCGACTGGGACAATATTTACCTCACCACCGGAGCTAGTGATGGCATCGTG AGCATCTTGAAGATGCTGGTGTCGGGCCAGGGCCGGTCCAGGAGTGGTGTGATGATCCCCATCCCTCAGTACCCCCTGTACTCTGCAGCCATCTCTGAGTTGGAGGCCGTTCAGATCAACTACTACCTGGACGAGGACAACTGCTGGGCCATGGATATCAACGAGCTACACAGAGCCTACCAGGCTGCCAAGGAGCACTGTCACCCCAGAGTCATCTGCATCATCAATCCAGGCAACCCTACCG GTCAAGTGCAGAGTAAGAAGTGCATCGAGGAAGTCCTCCACTTTGCCTATGAGGAGAATCTGTTTGTTATGTCCGATGAG gtgtatCAGGACAACGTGTACTCCCCAGACTGTCAGTTCCACTCCTTTAAGAAGGTGCTCTATGAGATGGGCCCTGAGTACTTCAACACTGTCGAGCTGGCCTCATTTCACTCCACCTCCAAAGGCTACTCAGGAGA GTGTGGGTTTAGAGGGGGCTATATGGAGGTTCTCAACCTCGACCTGGAGGTCAAGGCCCAGCTGATGAAGCTGCTTTCTGTTCGACTGTGTCCCCCTGTCTCTGGACAGGCTGCCATGGATGTCATCGTCAACCCTCCTCTGCCACACGAACCCTCCTATCTCCAGTTCCACAAG GAGAAAAGTGCTGTGCTTGGAGCTCTGGCTGAGAAGGCCCAGATGACTGAGCAGATCCTCAACACGGTGCCTGGGATAAAATGTAACCCTGTGCAGGGAGCCATGTACGCCTTCCCACGCATTTTCATCCCCCCACGAGCTGTGGAGGAGGCCATG TCCCTGGGAATATCTCCTGACATGATGTACTGTCTGAGACTGCTTGAGGAGACTGGCATCTGCCTCGTTCCAGGCAGTGGCTTCGGCCAGAGGGAAGGGACGTATCACTTCAG AATGACCATTCTGCCCACGGCAGAGAAGCTGAAGGTGCTCCTGGAGAAGCTCCGGGATTTCCACATCAAGTTTCTGAAGGAGTACGCGTCGTTGGAGGAACCAAAGAGATGA